In a single window of the Diospyros lotus cultivar Yz01 chromosome 10, ASM1463336v1, whole genome shotgun sequence genome:
- the LOC127811831 gene encoding desmethylxanthohumol 6'-O-methyltransferase-like, which translates to SVDFFLLLLQSSSIRYGEGSLTSKKASSVRKLKHIEGERDRERMINEKEAIDAEAMLLLDAKAEIWQQMLSFADAMALKSAVELRIADIIHSSGCPISLSQIAAGIDSPSPDIITLGRIMRFLVRKKIFTATPPSVDGGETLYGLNHASKLLLRDAELSLAAIVLMASDARALAPWQCFSRCVREGGIAFEKAHGKTIWDYGSANPDFNKVFNAAMGCSAKVTTTAIVAAYKDGFHSIGSLVDVGGGIGTSISEITKAYPHIKAINFDLPHVVATAPEYPGVTHIGGDVFESVPEADAVFMKSILHHWSDEDCVKILKNCRKAIPEKTGKVILVEVVLKPDGESMFDNTGFVFDLIMLAHSCGGKERAEAEWKRVLEKGGFPRYNIIRIQDLPSIIEAYPN; encoded by the exons TCTGTTgacttttttcttctccttcttcaatcttcctCTATAAGATATGGAGAAGGAAGCCTTACAAGCAAGAAAGCCTCTTCTGTACGTAAGCTTAAACacatagagggagagagagacagagagagaatgATTAATGAGAAGGAAGCCATTGATGCAGAGGCAATGTTATTGCTTGACGCCAAAGCAGAGATATGGCAACAGATGCTAAGCTTTGCAGACGCCATGGCACTCAAGTCTGCGGTGGAACTTCGCATAGCTGACATCATTCATTCTTCCGGCTGTCCAATCAGCCTATCCCAAATCGCCGCCGGCATAGACTCTCCTTCCCCGGATATCATTACCCTGGGGCGGATCATGAGATTTCTGGTTCGGAAAAAGATTTTCACAGCCACTCCTCCGTCGGTTGATGGCGGAGAGACCCTCTACGGGTTGAACCACGCCTCCAAGTTGTTGCTGCGCGATGCTGAGCTGAGCCTGGCGGCGATCGTACTGATGGCGAGCGACGCCAGGGCATTAGCTCCCTGGCAATGCTTCAGCAGGTGTGTGCGGGAAGGTGGGATTGCGTTCGAAAAGGCTCATGGCAAAACGATATGGGATTATGGCTCCGCCAACCCAGATTTCAACAAGGTCTTCAACGCTGCAATGGGATGTTCCGCCAAGGTCACCACTACCGCAATCGTCGCTGCGTACAAAGATGGATTTCATTCCATTGGGTCGCTCGTGGATGTGGGCGGTGGGATTGGAACGTCCATATCCGAGATCACCAAGGCCTATCCACACATCAAAGCAATCAACTTTGATTTGCCACATGTGGTCGCCACTGCACCTGAGTACCCAGGAGTTACCCATATTGGAGGTGACGTGTTTGAGTCTGTTCCAGAGGCTGATGCAGTTTTCATGAAG TCGATTTTGCATCATTGGAGCGACGAAGACTGTGTGAAGATCTTGAAGAACTGCCGGAAGGCAATCCCAGAGAAGACAGGAAAGGTGATTCTAGTGGAAGTGGTTCTGAAGCCAGACGGTGAAAGCATGTTTGACAACACGGGATTTGTATTCGATCTCATAATGCTTGCTCACAGCTGTGGTGGAAAAGAGAGAGCAGAGGCTGAATGGAAACGAGTGCTGGAGAAAGGAGGCTTCCCACGCTATAACATCATCCGGATCCAAGATTTGCCTTCTATCATTGAGGCCTATCCAAACTGA